From the Paenibacillus sp. MMS20-IR301 genome, the window CTTAATTCTTCCTCAAATGACAAGCGCATTGAATTGTAGAGCCGTCTACAATATAATTAAAATCGTTATCCGGGCGCTTTAGCCCTTTAAACAGGAGGGGATATTTGTTATGAGCATCACCGTCAAAGATGTGCAGCATGTGGCCAAGCTGGCCCGTCTGCAACTAAGCCCGGAAGAAGAGGGTACCTTCACCGAACAAATGAATGCTATTTTACAATATGCAGAGAAATTAAATGAGCTGGATACCGAGAATGTTCAGCCGACTACACATGTACTGCAGGTCAGTAACGTGATGCGGGACGATGTGGTCAAGGAGAGCCTCTCCCAAGAGGAAGCTTTGCTTAACGCACCGGAAGAGGAAGACGGGCACTTTAAGGTTCCCGCTGTTCTAGAATAGCTAGGATAACTATTAACCGTGAGGAGGAAGCAAGTTGAGCCTGTTTCAATATCGATTACCGGAAGTACATAACATGCTGAACAGCAAAGCGGTTTCGGTCAGTGAGCTGACTGAAAGCTCGCTGTCTGCGATTGCTGATCATGACAGCAAGGTCCATGCTTTTTTGACGCTGAATGAAGAAGGGGCCCGCGCTTCCGCGCGCGCACTTGACGACAAGTTGGCTTCGGGGGCCGCACGCGGTCTGCTGTTCGGACTTCCTGCCGGAATCAAAGATAATATCGTGACCAAAGGGCTCCGCACCACCTGCGCCAGCCAGTTCCTGACTAATTTCCAGCCGATTTATGATGCGACCGTAGTCTCTAAGCTTCGCCAGGCGGATGCGGTGACGATCGGCAAGCTGAATATGGATGAATTCGCCATGGGTGGCTCGAATGAGAACTCCAGCTTCGGAGCGGTGCGCAACCCGTGGGATCTGGAACGCGTTCCCGGCGGATCAAGCGGCGGCTCTGCAGCGGCGGTGGCAGCCGGTGAAGTGTTCTTCACCCTCGGCTCCGACACCGGCGGTTCCATCCGCCAGCCAGCCTCCTATTGCGGAGTGGTTGGCCTTAAGCCAACCTACGGCCTCGTTTCACGCTACGGCCTGGTGGCTTTTGCCTCTTCACTGGATCAGATCGGCCCGATTACCCGTACGGTTGAAGATTCAGCTTATGTGCTTCAGGCGATTGCCGGTTATGATGCCCAGGATTCGACTTCCGCTAAGGTGGATATTCCGGATTATCTGAGCTCACTGACCGGTGATATTGCCGGTCTGCGCATTGCTGTACCGAAGGAATACATCGGGGAAGGCGTAGATGCTTCAGTCCGTGAATCCGTGTTGTCTGCACTTAAAGTGCTGGAGGGTCTAGGGGCTGTATGGGAAGAAGTCTCACTCCCGCACACAGAGTACGCAGTGGCTGCATATTATCTGCTGTCCTCTTCAGAGGCTTCCTCTAACCTGGCCCGGTTTGACGGTGTACGTTACGGAGTCCGTGTAGATGAAGGCGGCGGCTTGCTTGACCTGTATCATAATTCCCGCAGCAGGGGTTTTGGGCCGGAGGTTAAACGCCGGATTATGCTTGGTACTTACGCACTCAGCTCCGGATATTACGATGCTTATTATCTGAAGGCACAGAAGGTCCGCACCCTGATCAAACAGGATTTTGATGAAGTATTTAAGAAATATGATGTTGTGATCGGCCCGACTGCACCAACAACCGCCTTCAAGCTGGGTTCCCAGACAGAAGATCCGCTGACGATGTATCTGAATGATATCCTGACCATTCCTGTCAGCCTGGCTGGTATCCCTGCGGTTAGCGTTCCTTGCGGCTTCGCGGAGGGTCTGCCTGTCGGTCTGCAGATTATCGGCAAAGAGTTCGACGAGAGTACAGTACTGCGCGTTGCGCATGCCTTTGAACAACATACAGAGCATCACAAAGCGCGCCCGCAATTGTAGCTGTCAGCAGTAGTTGCCCACAAAACTTTTAAGGGATGAGATTATCTATGTCTAAATATGAAACGGTCATCGGGCTGGAAGTTCATGTGGAGCTTCATACCAAGTCCAAAATCTTCTGCGGCTGCTCGACAGAATTCGGTGCGCCGCCTAATACGCATACTTGTCCGGTTTGTCTCGGCCACCCCGGTGTGCTGCCGGTACTCAACCGTCAGGCGGTAGAGTATGCGATGAAAGCAGCTATGGCACTTAACTGTACCATCGGCGATGTCAGCAAATTCGACCGCAAAAACTATTTTTACCCCGATTCACCCAAGGCTTACCAGATCTCGCAATATGATCAGCCAATCGGCCTGAACGGCTGGATTGATATTGAAGTGAATGGGGAGACCAAACGGATCGGTATTACCCGCCTTCATCTGGAAGAGGATGCCGGGAAGCTGACCCACGTAGACGGCGGTTTCGCTTCGCTTGTTGATTTCAACCGGGTCGGAACGCCGCTGATTGAAATTGTGTCTGAGCCGGATCTGCGTTCTCCGGAAGAAGCGCGTGCTTATCTGGAGAAAATCCGTGCCATTATGCAGTACTGTGATGTATCCGATGTGAAGATGGAAGAGGGCTCAATGCGCTGTGACGCGAATATCAGCCTGCGCCCGGAAGGGCAGGAAGAATTCGGTATCCGGGCAGAACTCAAGAACATGAACTCTTTCCGTGGTGTTCTCCGCGGACTTGAGTACGAGCAGGTACGCCAGGCAGAGATTCTGGACGATGGCGGTATCGTTGTGCAGGAGACCCGGCGCTGGGATGAAGCCGGAGGCAAAACGCTGTCCATGCGCGGCAAGGAAGAAGCCCATGACTACCGTTATTTCCCTGATCCGGACCTCATTGTGCTGCATATTGATGATGCCTGGAAGGAAGCAATCCGCTCCACGATTCCGGAGCTTCCGGATGCGCGGCAGCTGCGTTACAGTGAAGAATTCGGTCTGACCGCTTATGATGCCGGAGTGCTTACCTCGTCTAAGCTGCTGGCTGATTTCTTCGAGGGCAGTCTTGCCTATACCCGGGATGCGAAGGCTGTAGCCAACTGGATGATGGGCGATCTGCTCGGCTACTTAAACGGGGGCAATCTTGAATTATCCCAGGTGAAGATTACTCCGCAGGGGCTGGGTGAGATGATCGGCCTGATCGCAGGCGGAACCATCAGCAGCAAAATCGCCAAAACTGTCTTCAAGGAAATGCTGGAGAGCGGTAAGCTGCCTGCAGTCATTGTTGAAGAGCAGGGACTGGTCCAGATCAGTGATGAAGGGGCAATCAAGAAGATCGTACAGGATGTGGTTGCCGCAAATCCGCAATCGGTCGAAGACTACAAGGCAGGCAAGCAAAAGGCGATCGGCTTCCTCGTAGGACAGGTAATGAAGGAAAGTAAAGGCAAGGCTAACCCGGGCCTCGTGAATACGCTGCTTGCTGAAGTGCTGAACAGCTAACAACGGCTTTATGGGTAATAGATTATAGAATCACGGAGTACAGGGCTTGTCGGCAACGGCAGGCCTTGTGCAGTATATAAGGGGATTGTACGGATGAATACTATAATGAAGCTGGATCTGCAGGATGAGTTGACGCTGAGTGAGCTCTGGAGCCTTCAGCATAAGGCATACCGCCTGGAAGCGGAGATCATAGGTTTCCGCGATATCCCGCCGCTGCTGGAGACCAGGGACATGCTGAGCCGGGTCAAAGAGGAATTTTACGGCTGCTTTAACGATGCTGAGGACCTTCTGGGCGCAGTTGCTGTATTGGAGGAGGAACCCGGCATACTGACTGTTACCCGGATGATGGTAAGCCCGGATCACTTCCGCCAGGGCGTGGCGGGCAGGCTGTTAGAGTTTATTTTTGCCAGACATGCCGGGATGGAGCAGTTTATTGTGTCAACCGGCAAGCTGAATACTCCGGCAGTGCAGCTGTATACCAAATACGGGTTCATTCCTGCAAATGTTGAAGAAGTAGCTCCGGGTGTGGAGCTGGTAGAATTTCACCGCAGAGGCGGATTGCAATGATAAGCGAACCTGATGTTCTGAAAGGAGGAGTGCCGGGATGAGTTCCGATTACAAGGATCCTGACCCTATACCCGCACCGGATGATGAGAATGCTGTAGCTATGCCGGAAACAGATGCTGCAGAAGAACAGGCTGCCCCCTATATTCCTCCCCGCCAAAAGCGCCGTCCGCGCAAACGCAAATTCATAGCCGGCTTGCTGGCTGCGGTTATTCCCGGTACGGGGCATTTGTATCTCGGACTGCTCCGCAAAGGGATCACTTTCATCTATCTTATTCTGCTGGATATTATGGCTTTGCTGTATTTCTCATCTATCGGCATGCAGATTAATGTCCCGCTGCTGATCGTACTGGCGCTGCTAATCCCGGCAATGTATTTCTACAATGTGTTCGATGTGCTGCAGTCGGCTGACCGGATATTGCGGCTGCCTGAGGAGCAGGACCCGGAGCTGCCGGACACTCAGAATTCTGCCCAAAAAACAGGCCGCCGCGTAAAGATCGGCGAGCCGGGAGTTTCCTTCGGAGTACTGCTGCTTGTTGGCGGAGTGCTGCTCTTTCTCTTCAACCAGAAGCCGGCCTGGCTTCAAGTGTTCATTCAGAACTCCGCCGGTGCTGCCGTAGCGGTTCTATTGATGATTCTCGGCCTGCTGGTGGGCGTACGGGAAGTCGCGAAGGAGGCACTCGCCCGGCAAGGCAAGGAGCGGAGAAGCCGGCGGGCAGGCAGATACACTGCTGCAATTGTACTGGCTGGTGTCGGGGTTCTGCTTCTCCTGGACTGGCGTTCAGGAACGGAACATATGCTGCTTCTGCTGCAATGGTGGCCGGTGGTACCCGTATTATGGGGGGCGGAGTATCTATTGCTGTATTTCCTGTCCCGCCGCCGGAACAGGGGGGCTGGCACAGGAAGAACCAAGCCCGATCTGCGCGGGCTGATTTCTGCTGTTATACTCGGAGCCATTGTATTTATTGTAACGGAGCAGGAGCATTACCTGCATTTGTGGAACCGGGTTAGTCTTAATCTGACGGTTGCTGCAGTGGATTACGGGGAATCCGAAGGCGGCCGTTATGAAAAGGCTCCGGTGATTGTTCCGGTCGAGCTGAATACGTCCTCAATTGATATTGAAGCAATTAACGGAGATATTCTGATTCACAGGGCGGCTGTGGAGGATATTGAGATCAAAGCGACTGTGTGGGTGGACCAGCTGGACGGTGTACAGGCAGAAGCGATTGCGGATCAATCGTTTGTTGAGGTAACAGAAGGGACGACAATCAAGATTACGCCCCAGGGCAAGGCGTATGGTGACTCCGGCAAACGCCAGCCGCGGATGAATCTCGATAT encodes:
- a CDS encoding DUF4097 family beta strand repeat-containing protein, producing MSSDYKDPDPIPAPDDENAVAMPETDAAEEQAAPYIPPRQKRRPRKRKFIAGLLAAVIPGTGHLYLGLLRKGITFIYLILLDIMALLYFSSIGMQINVPLLIVLALLIPAMYFYNVFDVLQSADRILRLPEEQDPELPDTQNSAQKTGRRVKIGEPGVSFGVLLLVGGVLLFLFNQKPAWLQVFIQNSAGAAVAVLLMILGLLVGVREVAKEALARQGKERRSRRAGRYTAAIVLAGVGVLLLLDWRSGTEHMLLLLQWWPVVPVLWGAEYLLLYFLSRRRNRGAGTGRTKPDLRGLISAVILGAIVFIVTEQEHYLHLWNRVSLNLTVAAVDYGESEGGRYEKAPVIVPVELNTSSIDIEAINGDILIHRAAVEDIEIKATVWVDQLDGVQAEAIADQSFVEVTEGTTIKITPQGKAYGDSGKRQPRMNLDISLPEDRRFNLNVRTMNGGLTLQNVEAIADISLETGNGELILHRIFGNVKGKTLNGAVRARNVQGGVELTTNGGDMGAWEVSGALKLSTAVGNISATDSGDAQELSTKNGNVEISGVRAKLKAESLNGRITVRSNDFGGDWDIYSAVGDIDLHLPESGNYAVEGSSGYGDIITDLPELTVDRKTLSGQIGTGEFKLRVDGNSNLNVSKY
- the gatB gene encoding Asp-tRNA(Asn)/Glu-tRNA(Gln) amidotransferase subunit GatB; amino-acid sequence: MRLSMSKYETVIGLEVHVELHTKSKIFCGCSTEFGAPPNTHTCPVCLGHPGVLPVLNRQAVEYAMKAAMALNCTIGDVSKFDRKNYFYPDSPKAYQISQYDQPIGLNGWIDIEVNGETKRIGITRLHLEEDAGKLTHVDGGFASLVDFNRVGTPLIEIVSEPDLRSPEEARAYLEKIRAIMQYCDVSDVKMEEGSMRCDANISLRPEGQEEFGIRAELKNMNSFRGVLRGLEYEQVRQAEILDDGGIVVQETRRWDEAGGKTLSMRGKEEAHDYRYFPDPDLIVLHIDDAWKEAIRSTIPELPDARQLRYSEEFGLTAYDAGVLTSSKLLADFFEGSLAYTRDAKAVANWMMGDLLGYLNGGNLELSQVKITPQGLGEMIGLIAGGTISSKIAKTVFKEMLESGKLPAVIVEEQGLVQISDEGAIKKIVQDVVAANPQSVEDYKAGKQKAIGFLVGQVMKESKGKANPGLVNTLLAEVLNS
- a CDS encoding GNAT family N-acetyltransferase: MNTIMKLDLQDELTLSELWSLQHKAYRLEAEIIGFRDIPPLLETRDMLSRVKEEFYGCFNDAEDLLGAVAVLEEEPGILTVTRMMVSPDHFRQGVAGRLLEFIFARHAGMEQFIVSTGKLNTPAVQLYTKYGFIPANVEEVAPGVELVEFHRRGGLQ
- the gatA gene encoding Asp-tRNA(Asn)/Glu-tRNA(Gln) amidotransferase subunit GatA; its protein translation is MSLFQYRLPEVHNMLNSKAVSVSELTESSLSAIADHDSKVHAFLTLNEEGARASARALDDKLASGAARGLLFGLPAGIKDNIVTKGLRTTCASQFLTNFQPIYDATVVSKLRQADAVTIGKLNMDEFAMGGSNENSSFGAVRNPWDLERVPGGSSGGSAAAVAAGEVFFTLGSDTGGSIRQPASYCGVVGLKPTYGLVSRYGLVAFASSLDQIGPITRTVEDSAYVLQAIAGYDAQDSTSAKVDIPDYLSSLTGDIAGLRIAVPKEYIGEGVDASVRESVLSALKVLEGLGAVWEEVSLPHTEYAVAAYYLLSSSEASSNLARFDGVRYGVRVDEGGGLLDLYHNSRSRGFGPEVKRRIMLGTYALSSGYYDAYYLKAQKVRTLIKQDFDEVFKKYDVVIGPTAPTTAFKLGSQTEDPLTMYLNDILTIPVSLAGIPAVSVPCGFAEGLPVGLQIIGKEFDESTVLRVAHAFEQHTEHHKARPQL
- the gatC gene encoding Asp-tRNA(Asn)/Glu-tRNA(Gln) amidotransferase subunit GatC, with the translated sequence MSITVKDVQHVAKLARLQLSPEEEGTFTEQMNAILQYAEKLNELDTENVQPTTHVLQVSNVMRDDVVKESLSQEEALLNAPEEEDGHFKVPAVLE